In one window of Denticeps clupeoides chromosome 2, fDenClu1.1, whole genome shotgun sequence DNA:
- the LOC114784324 gene encoding disks large homolog 5-like: MEPRHRELLEQWHQNLLESVTDVERVLDLLSRAGTLTQAERFDLDQNCATARDKVARLLKTLVNKERDHFQEICAALEETHPHLYSSLPTNGAGAADHSDSTYSVLSAMPSDSESSSSLSSVGTTGKASSPPPARPDGRRGGGEKLEAVAFQLRQVTRERDELRKRLALSSPGTTFDDCRPSAKPGHDYERLKLQCMQAMADLKSLQSQHTKTLKRCEDAMKEADFYHTLHSRVLDEQARLKEEAEAARRDYNQLRRQHNHLQQSCEELRRLREEDQQEVADMRLQQQQVMREGGSTDILNQLYDATVDKLEGVKKEHDALRKRYHEKTANHNADLGRLEQAEEEKQRLQKQLDALLKQRDAAVHCQQQYTSSLRRFDSTQQELNKAQAENKELQRELERLQVEATRLKTLQLMAGKDVDKYKEERDSVFSEYRLIMSERDQVIKEVEKLQTGLETAQAQLKNTSSERKVASEEMEALRQELSSALVDRDHAICERNELLERYCHEAEDKAEAQKELSQACRDVETAREERDVARTERTEAIVQRDQLLREYYQARQKQDSAALDMERANKELEMLRKQCEAMSQELKEATQEAEVAKCRRDWAFQERDKIVAERESIRTLCDKLRRERDRAVSDQADALRNLDDMRKQKNDSVRELKELKEKLEDQLEKEARIRQLMAHNSHDSAIDTDSLEWETEVVALEKDKDDMDLKALGFEVAEGVNDPYLPGDGGIFVTKVDKGSVADGRLRVNDWLLKVNDVDLTNMDRKQVIKAMLGGGGVINMVVRRRRSLGARVVTPVHLNLVGHKGSGVSLEAGVFVSAVVPGSPAAREGSLSVGDRLVAIGGIAVDNKPLSECEALLHDCRESVSLSLLKFFPHSLSGQNLHENGEKSPSGRHLSEIHARNCRNLKHNSSTQTDIYSAEADPRLAADSSYQDVCCQRHAHHPVADEADCGAVEAVLERGHVAQKNSGGTWPKVMVGGHLPENAPLSIFKVRTKRRKSIFDTDAFKRPNTPSKLSQLPKHSEGPASPPPPPERRDSFKYKHKQQTSSASDSTITTGSPPSTPAQSPPTPDAPFRPETPGHPRSPDRAGGGRGARPNSAPAQRHNLTPLKIPAPQGFCKDDCSPEPVDAGAFPSTHPLAHVPFLPPGFHNAMTAPLSHRGLSPCTAVTAVMRSPVYTAWSHWVPSQMNQSRSSSQHPGRFSVDLSHKRSGELADASRARTPHSTNSLPSSARQGLLRNAQYPIERIKIPSTPRYVRSAPSPDKGSLSQSDCSTASLITPPLSPLNLETTSFASSQSQSSASTLPRLSVSPGPAEDRRKDRPYLEEPRSVTIHKGAEPLGISIVSGENGGIFVSKVTGGSIAHQYKLEFGDQLLEFNGINLRNATEQQARLIIGQQCDSITVLAQYNPHMQQLGNHSRSSSRVEPISSHSCSPGGGAPPYDDHSPRDPLSKHSDGTSMRTSKQTTPIAGPGISVRALPSPRVVTLQKPHRELGVQVCGGNLHGIFVEKLDEDSPARGDLLPGDLILEYCSSSMKNRTAEEAHLEMLKPVDVVTLTVQHRAEDFSRLRGTPGDGFYIRALYDRVAEMDQDLSFKKDDILYVDDTLPDGCFGSWMAWQLDEGAHRLQRGLIPSKLMMDQEFQRRCSITDARDDSSPGKTVSAAARRSFFRRKNKHKRSGSKDGKDLPAPDTISTDSAPYMDDSSSLAYQRVQKVDSTTPRPVLILGPLVEATKDMLVKEAPGKFCRCLQEVMKASQQAIERGVKDCLFIDYKRRSGHFDVTTVASIKEVTEKQGCHCLLDIAPHAIERLHSVQIYPIVIFIRYKNAKQIKEQKDPTYLRDKISQKHSKEQFEVAQKTEQDYSKYFTGVVQGGSLFYIYSQIVTIVSQEQSKVLWIPDGSL, translated from the exons ATGGAGCCCCGACACAGAGAGCTGCTGGAGCAGTGGCACCAGAACCTACTGGAGTCCGTCACGGACGTGGAGCGGGTCCTGGACCTGCTGTCCCGCGCCGGGACCCTGACCCAGGCGGAGCGGTTCGACCTGGACCAGAACTGCGCGACCGCCAGGGACAAAGTGGCGCGGCTGCTGAAGACGCTGGTGAACAAGGAGCGGGACCACTTCCAGGAGATCTGCGCGGCCCTGGAGGAGACCCACCCACACCTGTACTCCTCCCTGCCCACCAACGGGGCAGGAGCTGCCGACCACTCGG ACTCCACCTACAGCGTCCTGTCCGCCATGCCGTCAGACTCTGAGAGCAGCAGCTCCCTCAGCAGCGTGG GTACGACGGGAAAAGCCTCGTCCCCCCCGCCCGCGCGCCCGGACggccgccgcggcggcggcgagaAGCTGGAGGCCGTGGCGTTCCAGCTGCGCCAGGTGACCCGCGAGAGGGACGAGCTCCGCAAGCGCCTGGCCCTCTCCTCGCCCGGCACCACCTTCGACGACTGCAG GCCGAGCGCGAAGCCGGGGCACGACTACGAGCGCCTGAAGCTGCAGTGCATGCAGGCCATGGCCGACCTGAAGTCCCTGCAGAGCCAGCACACCAAGACGCTGAAGCGCTGCGAGGACGCCATGAAGGAGGCCGACTTCTACCA CACCCTGCACAGCCGCGTGCTGGACGAACAGGCCCGGCtgaaggaggaggcggaggcCGCGAGGAGGGACTACAACCAGCTGCGGCGCCAGCACAACCACCTGCAGCAGAGCTGCGAGGAGCTGCGGAGGCTGCGGGAGGAGGACCAGCAGGAGGTGGCCGACATGagactccagcagcagcag GTGATGAGAGAGGGCGGCTCGACCGACATCCTGAACCAGCTGTACGACGCGACCGTGGACAAGCTGGAGGGCGTGAAGAAGGAGCATGACGCGCTGAGGAAGCGCTACCACGAGAAGACGGCCAACCACAACGCGGACCTGGGCCGGCTGGAGCAGGCCGAGGAGGAGAAGCAGCGGCTGCAGAAGCAGCTGGACGCGCTGCTGAAACAGAGGGACGCGGCCGTCCACTGCCAGCAGCAGTACACGTCCTCGCTGAGGAG attTGACTCAACACAGCAGGAGTTAAACAAGGCCCAGGCAGAGAACAAGGAGCTGCAGAGGGAGCTGGAGCGGCTTCAGGTGGAGGCCACGCGCCTCAAGACCCTGCAGCTGATGGCCGGCAAGGACGTGGACAAGTACAAGGAGGAGCGCGACTCGGTCTTCAGCGAGTACCGCCTGATCATGAGCGAGCGGGACCAGGTCATCAAAGAGGTGGAGAAGCTGCAGACCGGGCTGGAGACGGCCCAGGCCCAGCTGAAGAACACCTCGTCCGAGAGGAAGGTGGCCAGCGAGGAGATGGAGGCGCTTAGGCAG GAGCTGAGCTCCGCCCTGGTGGACCGCGATCACGCCATCTGCGAGCGGAACGAGCTGCTGGAGCGGTACTGCCACGAGGCGGAGGACAAGGCCGAGGCCCAGAAGGAGCTGAGCCAGGCCTGCAGGGACGTCGAGACGGCCCGCGAGGAACGCGACGTGGCCCGCACGGAACGCACCGAGGCCATCGTCCAGAGGGACCAGCTGCTGCGCGAGTACTACCAGGCCAGACAG AAGCAGGACTCGGCCGCGCTGGACATGGAGCGGGCCAATAAGGAGCTGGAGATGCTGAGGAAGCAGTGCGAGGCCATGAGCCAGGAGCTGAAGGAGGCCACGCAGGAGGCCGAGGTGGCCAAGTGCCGGCGGGACTGGGCCTTCCAGGAGCGGGACAAGATCGTGGCGGAGCGCGAGAGCATACG GACGCTGTGTGATAAACTGCGGAGGGAGAGGGACCGTGCGGTCAGCGACCAGGCGGACGCCCTCCGCAACCTGGACGACATGAGGAAGCAGAAGAATGACTCTGTGCGGGAGCTGAAGGAGCTGAA agagaagctggaggacCAGCTGGAGAAAGAGGCCAGGATTCGGCAGCTGATGGCCCACAACTCCCACGACTCTGCCATCGACACGGACTCTCTGGAGTGGGAGACCGAGGTGGTTGCGTTGGAGAAGGACAAG GATGACATGGATTTGAAAGCGCTGGGATTTGAGGTGGCAGAGGGGGTGAATGATCCTTATTTACCGGGAGATGGTGGAATATTCGTCACTAAGGTGGACAAGGGAAGTGTTGCAGATGGAAGATTgag GGTGAATGATTGGCTGCTGAAAGTTAACGACGTGGACCTCACCAACATGGACAGGAAGCAGGTTATCAAAGCCATGCTCGGCGGGGGCGGAGTCATCAACATGGTGGTGCGCAGGAGGAGGTCCCTGGGCGCGCGCGTGGTCACGCCCGTACATCTAAATTTGGTCGGCCATAAAG GCAGCGGCGTGAGTCTGGAGGCGGGAGTGTTCGTTTCGGCGGTTGTGCCGGGCAGCCCGGCCGCTCGCGAGGGCTCTCTGTCTGTCGGGGACAGGCTGGTTGCC ATCGGCGGAATTGCAGTAGATAACAAACCACTGAGCGAGTGCGAGGCGCTGCTGCACGACTGCAGGGAATCAGTCAGCCTGTCGCTTCTCAAG TTCTTCCCCCACAGTCTCTCGGGTCAGAACCTACACGAGAACGGGGAGAAGAGCCCCAGCGGGAGGCACCTGTCGGAGATCCACGCGCGCAACTGCAGAAACCTGAAGCACAACAGCTCCACCCAGACGGACATCTACAGCGCCGAGGCCGACCCCCGGCTCGCCGCTGACTCCTCCTACCAGGACGTGTGTTGCCAGAGACACGCCCACCACCCTGTCGCCGACGAAGCTGACTGCGGCGCGGTGGAGGCGGTCCTGGAGAGAGGGCACGTCGCTCAGAAGAACAGCGGTGGAACGTGGCCCAAAGTGATGGTGGGCGGGCACCTTCCTGAAAACGCGCCCCTCTCCATTTTCAAAGTTCGGACCAAGCGCAGGAAGTCCATTTTCGACACGGACGCCTTCAAGAGGCCCAACACGCCCTCCAAACTGTCACAGCTCCCCAAACACTCCGAGGGACCCGCCAGCCCCCCGCCACCCCCGGAGCGCCGGGACTCGTTCAAGTACAAACACAAGCAGCAGACCAGCTCCGCCTCCGactccaccatcaccaccgGCTCGCCGCCCTCCACCCCCGCCCAGTCCCCGCCCACCCCGGACGCGCCCTTCCGCCCGGAGACCCCAGGACACCCCAGGTCCCCAGACCGCGCAGGAGGGGGCAGGGGGGCCAGACCCAACTCCGCCCCCGCCCAGCGCCACAACCTCACTCCACTCAAAATACCCGCCCCGCAG GGCTTCTGTAAAGACGACTGCTCTCCCGAACCCGTGGACGCGGGAGCATTTCCCTCCACTCACCCCCTCGCTCACGTTCCCTTTCTTCCCCCAGGATTCCATAACGCCATGACTGCAC CATTGTCCCACCGCGGCCTCTCCCCCTGCACAGCTGTCACCGCTGTCATGAGGAGCCCTGTTTACACCGCCTGGAGCCACTGGGTGCCCAGTCAGATGAACCAATCACGTAGCag TTCCCAGCATCCTGGTCGTTTCAGCGTGGACCTGAGCCACAAGCGGTCTGGTGAGCTGGCCGACGCCTCCCGGGCCAGAACGCCCCACAGCACCAACTCGCTGCCCTCCAGCGCTCGCCAGG GTCTGTTGAGGAACGCTCAGTACCCCATCGAGCGCATTAAAATCCCTTCCACGCCGCGATACGTCCGTTCTGCCCCAAGTCCCGACAAAG GCTCCCTGTCCCAGTCGGACTGCAGCACCGCCAGCTTGATCACGCCGCCTCTGTCCCCGCTCAACCTGGAGACCACCTCCTTCGCCAGCAGCCAATCGCAGAGCTCCGCTTCGACCCTGCCGCGGCTGTCCGTCAGTCCGGGACCGGCGGAGGACCGGAGGAAGGACCG GCCATACCTGGAGGAGCCCCGCTCTGTGACCATACACAAAGGGGCGGAGCCTCTCGGCATTTCCATCGTCAGCGGGGAGAACGGCGGCATCTTCGTTTCCAAGGTGACGGGGGGCAGCATTGCACACCAGTACAAGTTGGAGTTTGGGGACCAGCTGCTGGAG TTCAACGGGATCAACTTGAGGAACGCCACGGAGCAGCAGGCGCGGCTCATCATCGGTCAGCAGTGTGACAGCATCACCGTCCTGGCCCAGTACAACCCCCACATGCAGCAGCTGGGCAACCACTCCCGCTCCAG TTCCAGGGTGGAGCCGATCAGCAGCCACTCCTGTTCGCCTGGCGGTGGAGCCCCACCCTATGATGACCACTCCCCCAGAGACCCACTGAGCAAGCACAGTGATGGGACATCGATGCGTACTTCCAAACAGACCACTCCCATCGCCGGACCTGGAATCTCAGTCAG AGCACTTCCCAGCCCGCGGGTGGTGACCCTGCAGAAGCCCCACAGGGAGCTGGGAGTACAGGTCTGCGGAGGCAACCTGCATGGCATCTTTGTGGAGAAGTTGGACGAAGACAGTCCAGCCCGCGGAGACCTCCTGCCAGGAGATCTGATcctggag TACTGTTCCTCGAGCATGAAGAACCGCACCGCCGAGGAGGCGCACCTGGAGATGCTGAAGCCGGTGGACGTAGTCACGCTGACGGTGCAGCATCGCGCCGAGGATTTCAGCAGGCTGCGGGGAACCCCCGGAGACGGCTTCTACATAAG AGCACTTTACGACCGAGTAGCTGAGATGGACCAGGATCTGAGCTTCAAGAAGGACGACATCCTTTACGTAGACGACACCCTACCGGACGGCTGCTTCGGCAGCTGGATGGCCTGGCAGCTGGACGAGGGCGCGCACAGGCTGCAGCGAGGGCTGATACCCAGCAAACTAAT GATGGACCAGGAGTTCCAGCGCAGGTGCAGCATAACCGACGCGAGGGACGACAGCAGCCCGGGCAAGACGGTGTCAGCCGCGGCACGCCGCTCCTTCTTCCGCCGGAAGAACAAACACAAGCGCAGCGGCTCCAAGGACGGGAAGGACCTCCCGGCTCCGGACACCATCAGCACAGACTCCGCCCCCTACATGGACG acTCGTCGAGCCTGGCCTACCAGCGGGTACAGAAGGTGGACAGCACCACGCCCAGGCCGGTGCTGATCCTGGGGCCGCTGGTGGAGGCCACCAAAGACATGCTTGTTAAAGAGGCTCCTGGGAAGTTCTGCAGATGCCTCCAAG AGGTGATGAAGGCCTCCCAGCAGGCTATAGAGCGCGGCGTGAAGGACTGCCTGTTCATCGACTACAAGCGGCGGAGCGGCCATTTCGACGTGACGACGGTGGCGTCGATAAAGGAGGTGACGGAGAAGCAG GGCTGCCACTGCTTGCTCGACATCGCACCTCATGCCATCGAGCGGCTCCACAGCGTGCAAATATACCCGATCGTCATTTTCATCCGCTACAAAAACGCGAAGCAGATCAA
- the anxa11b gene encoding annexin A11b: MSYPGYPPAGGYPPQQGGYPPQQGGYPPQPGAYPPQAGGYPPQPGAYPAPGGGYPPQPGGYPGQPGGYPPQAGGYPPAPGGYPAPAGGYPGQPGGFPPQQGGYPSMPAAGGWGGAPGYGAPGGGMPQGYPGGPPAPGQQPMPGYPGAPVPNPSMPAYGGGTPSVVPAISQGFRGTIKDFPGTDPLKDVEVLRKAMKGFGTDENAIIELLGSRSNKQRVPMVKAYKTTYGKDLVHDLKSELTGHFEELVLAMMMSPTHYDAAELRHAIKGAGTDEACLIEILASRNNAEIREINQIYKADHGKSLEDAIAGDTSGHFRRLLIALSQGNRDERETVDISLAKQDAQKLYAAGENKVGTDESQFNAILCARSKPHLRAVFNEYQHMCGKDIEKSICSEMSGNLESGMVAVVKCIKNTPVYFAERLHKAMHGAGTKDKTLIRIMVSRSEVDMLDIRQEFLRMYGKSLYTAISGDTSGDYKKLLLKLCGGSD, encoded by the exons ATGAGTTACCCTGGATATCCTCCGGCCGGCGGCTACCCTCCACAGCAAGGGGGCTACCCTCCACAGCAAGGGGGCTACCCGCCCCAGCCAGGGGCGTACCCTCCCCAAGCCGGGGGTTACCCCCCTCAGCCTGGCGCCTACCCCGCTCCGGGCGGAGGCTACCCTCCACAGCCCGGCGGCTACCCTGGACAACCTGGGGGCTACCCGCCTCAAGCGGGGGGATACCCTCCTGCCCCAGGGGGCTACCCTGCCCCAGCGGGCGGATACCCTGGGCAGCCCGGCGGTTTCCCTCCTCAGCAGGGCGGCTATCCTTCCATGCCTGCCGCAG GTGGATGGGGCGGAGCTCCAGGATACGGTGCA CCAGGTGGTGGGATGCCGCAGGGATACCCCGGTGGTCCGCCTGCCCCAGGCCAGCAGCCCATGCCCGGGTACCCGGGAGCCCCTGTGCCCAACCCCTCCATGCCTGCCTACGGTGGTGGAACCCCATCGGTGGTACCAGCTATAAGC CAAGGCTTCAGGGGGACGATTAAGGACTTCCCGGGGACCGATCCGCTGAAGGATGTGGAGGTGCTGCGGAAGGCCATGAAGGGTTTCG GCACCGATGAGAACGCCATCATCGAACTCCTCGGCAGTCGGAGCAACAAGCAGCGCGTGCCGATGGTGAAGGCGTATAAAACCACGTACGGAAAG gACCTGGTCCACGATTTAAAATCCGAGCTCACGGGTCACTTCGAGGAGCTGGTCCTGGCCATGATGATGTCGCCGACGCACTACGACGCCGCCGAGCTGCGGCATGCAATAAAG GGGGCGGGGACAGACGAAGCCTGCCTCATCGAGATCCTGGCGTCCCGCAACAACGCGGAGATACGGGAAATCAATCAGATCTACAAAGCAG ATCATGGTAAGTCTCTAGAAGATGCCATTGCCGGTGATACTTCAGGACATTTCAGGAGACTTCTGATTGCTCTGTCTCAG GGTAACCGCGATGAGAGGGAGACCGTGGACATTTCTCTGGCCAAGCAGGACGCGCAG AAACTGTACGCCGCTGGCGAGAACAAAGTGGGAACGGACGAGTCGCAGTTCAATGCCATTCTGTGCGCTCGCAGCAAGCCTCACCTGAGGGCAG TGTTCAATGAGTACCAGCATATGTGTGGGAAGGACATTGAGAAGAGCATCTGCAGTGAGATGTCCGGGAACCTGGAGTCCGGAATGGTGGCCGTAG TGAAATGCATCAAGAACACGCCGGTCTACTTTGCTGAAAGACTTCACAAAGCCATGCAC GGGGCTGGCACGAAAGACAAGACTCTGATCCGGATCATGGTGTCCCGCTCCGAGGTGGACATGCTGGACATCAGGCAGGAGTTTCTGAGGATGTACGGGAAATCCCTCTACACTGCCATCTCG GGCGACACGTCCGGTGACTACAAGAAGCTCCTGCTGAAGCTCTGCGGAGGGAGTGACTGA
- the klhl11 gene encoding kelch-like protein 11, producing the protein MFVCSCMSLLHGTDLLRFLRTKPAEADMATAAPNPDDPNRGAGAGSGASSGALVGDGDSEEAEEFSSSTHCSELSRRQNEQRKLGQFCDVTLAFSGRAAAGEAASSFELSAHRSVLAAATDYFTPLLGGQFSESLSRRVEMKEWSSETGSDLETVESVIQFMYTGEIRVSTANVHEVLELADRFLLVQLKEFCGEFLKRKLSLANCVAVHSLAHMYTLDQLALRAADMIRRNFHKVIQDDEFYTLPFHLVRDWLSDAEITVDSEKVLFTAVVKWTQRNLEERERYFEELFRLLRLPQIQPTYLTSVVKNEPLVARNAGCLQLVAEAVEWHAIRFESLKSADAELWASYTAAFQPRFGQNMDVVMVVGGVSEGGDYLSECVGYFVYEDRWVNLPHIHNHLDGHAIACTDSHAYVAGSMEPGFAKTVERYNPNRNTWEQVSNLTTRKHSFGLTCIKNILYSIGGHGNFSPGFKDVSVYEPEQDKWHNLESAPKILRDVKAISVEDRYVYVTARTPVDTDNDDGLKTVTTRYDTDSRQWQEVESLPLIDNYCLFQMAVASTNFYHTASCCPKSYTAVRDEAARQTISARISDEILESLPPEVTSIEGAAICYLGDDVFVIGGWKNSDDLDKQYRKEAYRYCASRKRWMLLPPMPQPRCRATACHVRVPYRFLYGCQRYPMPQNLARQRDRMQQMQQLHRRTLTLRRQLQSQIEC; encoded by the exons ATGTTCGTGTGTTCGTGTATGAGCCTCCTGCACGGAACCGACCTGCTGCGATTTTTACGGACCAAACCCGCCGAGGCCGACATGGCGACCGCAGCGCCGAACCCGGACGACCCGAACCGCGGCGCCGGCGCCGGGAGCGGCGCGTCCTCCGGCGCGCTGGTCGGGGACGGGGACTCGGAGGAGGCCGAGGAGTTCTCCTCGTCCACCCACTGCTCGGAGCTGTCGCGGCGGCAGAACGAGCAGAGGAAGCTGGGCCAGTTCTGCGACGTGACGCTGGCGTTCAGCGGCCGGGCGGCCGCGGGGGAGGCGGCCAGCAGCTTCGAGCTCAGCGCCCACCGCTCGGTGCTGGCCGCCGCCACGGACTACTTCACGCCGCTGCTGGGCGGCCAGTTCTCCGAGTCGCTGTCCCGCCGGGTGGAGATGAAGGAGTGGAGCTCGGAGACCGGCTCCGACCTGGAGACGGTGGAGAGCGTCATCCAGTTCATGTACACCGGGGAGATCCGCGTCAGCACCGCCAACGTCCACGAGGTGCTGGAGCTGGCGGACAG GTTCCTGCTTGTGCAGCTGAAGGAGTTCTGCGGCGAGTTCCTGAAGCGGAAGCTGAGCCTGGCGAACTGCGTGGCCGTGCACAGCCTGGCCCACATGTACACGCTGGACCAGCTGGCGCTCCGGGCCGCCGACATGATACGCCGCAACTTCCACAAGGTGATCCAGGACGACGAGTTCTACACGCTGCCGTTCCACCTGGTCCGGGACTGGCTGTCCGACGCCGAGATCACCGTGGACTCCGAGAAGGTGCTGTTCACCGCCGTGGTCAAGTGGACCCAGCGCAACCTGGAGGAGCGGGAGCGCTACTTCGAGGAGCTGTTCCGGCTCCTCCGGCTGCCCCAGATCCAGCCCACGTACCTCACCAGCGTGGTGAAGAACGAGCCGCTGGTGGCGAGGAACGCCGGCTGCCTGCAGCTGGTGGCCGAGGCGGTGGAGTGGCACGCCATCCGCTTCGAAAGCCTCAAGTCGGCGGACGCGGAGCTCTGGGCGTCGTACACGGCCGCCTTCCAGCCCCGCTTCGGCCAGAACATGGACGTGGTCATGGTGGTCGGCGGCGTCTCCGAGGGCGGAGACTACCTGAGCGAGTGCGTGGGCTACTTCGTGTACGAGGACCGCTGGGTCAACCTGCCGCACATCCACAACCACCTGGACGGCCACGCCATCGCCTGCACCGACTCGCACGCCTACGTGGCCGGGTCCATGGAGCCCGGCTTCGCCAAGACGGTGGAGCGCTACAACCCCAACCGCAACACCTGGGAGCAGGTGAGCAACCTGACCACGCGCAAGCACTCCTTCGGCCTCACCTGCATCAAGAACATCCTGTACAGCATCGGCGGCCACGGCAACTTCAGCCCCGGCTTCAAGGACGTGAGCGTGTACGAGCCCGAGCAGGACAAGTGGCACAACCTGGAGTCGGCGCCCAAGATCCTGCGGGACGTGAAGGCCATCAGCGTGGAGGACCGCTACGTCTACGTCACGGCCCGGACGCCGGTGGACACCGACAACGACGACGGCCTGAAGACGGTCACCACGCGCTACGACACCGACAGCCGCCAGTGGCAGGAGGTGGAGTCTCTGCCGCTCATAGACAACTACTGCCTGTTCCAGATGGCCGTGGCCTCCACCAACTTCTACCACACCGCGTCCTGCTGCCCCAAGAGCTACACGGCGGTGCGGGACGAGGCGGCGCGGCAGACCATCAGCGCCCGCATCTCCGACGAGATCCTGGAGAGCCTCCCGCCGGAGGTGACCAGCATCGAGGGCGCGGCCATCTGCTACCTCGGCGACGACGTGTTCGTCATCGGCGGCTGGAAGAACAGCGACGACCTGGACAAGCAGTACCGCAAGGAGGCGTACCGCTACTGCGCCAGCCGCAAGCGCTGGATGCTGCTGCCGCCCATGCCGCAGCCGCGCTGCCGCGCCACCGCCTGCCACGTGCGCGTGCCGTACCGCTTCCTGTACGGCTGCCAGCGCTACCCCATGCCGCAGAACCTGGCGCGCCAGCGCGACCGCATGCAGcagatgcagcagctgcaccGCCGCACGCTCACGCTGCGCCGCCAGCTGCAGTCGCAGATCGAGTGCTGA